A single region of the Lycium barbarum isolate Lr01 chromosome 2, ASM1917538v2, whole genome shotgun sequence genome encodes:
- the LOC132629192 gene encoding stemmadenine O-acetyltransferase-like — MEKKIEIISKQLIKPSVCHVESFNLSALDQLASPTHYPIFLYYPHDQESTNLSTRSLQLKSSLSKILADFYPFAGRLINDNTSISYNNSKDDDFGVLFIEAFTHNYNLQEILLSGSKTNTLEQFVPPMDSLLKTHLLVVQVTVFECGGMILGCLVSHKLSDASSICTFINNWAAAARGANNSNSLTPDFTSVVKVFPPTKQPSPLPFANPVGGGEEKQIITKIFSFDGPSIADLKSKALSKDVPGPTSVEAVSALIWKCATVSSKSSTGMSTLSLVVNLRKRLVPSLPGGTIGNLLAFSVATKSNERDKNDLSNLVTILRKGLLEFPSLNWDVALDHIVENWNKLDLISRNNDTEFYSFSSWCGVPFYEADFGWGKPKWISTMFQYKNLIVLMDAKDGGIEAWVCLEVKHMSEFEQNPNLLAFATTK, encoded by the coding sequence ATGGAGAAAAAGATAGAGATAATATCAAAACAGTTGATTAAGCCATCAGTTTGTCATGTTGAATCCTTCAATTTGTCTGCTCTAGATCAACTAGCCTCTCCTACTCATTATCCAATTTTTTTATACTATCCACATGATCAAGAATCAACCAATTTATCAACTAGATCCCTACAACTAAAAAGTTCCTTGTCCAAAATTCTTGCTGATTTTTATCCCTTTGCTGGTAGATTAATCAATGACAACACTTCAATCAGTTACAATAATTCTAAAGATGATGATTTTGGAGTGTTGTTTATTGAAGCTTTTACACATAACTACAACCTCCAAGAAATTCTTCTTTCAGGGAGCAAAACAAACACCTTAGAGCAATTTGTCCCACCAATGGATTCGCTATTGAAAACTCATTTGCTGGTTGTTCAAGTCACAGTCTTCGAGTGTGGAGGCATGATCCTAGGTTGTTTGGTTTCTCACAAGCTATCTGATGCTAGCTCTATTTGCACTTTCATCAATAATTGGGCAGCCGCGGCTCGAGGTGCTAATAATTCGAATTCTTTGACCCCTGATTTTACATCAGTGGTCAAAGTCTTCCCACCAACTAAACAACCGTCGCCATTGCCATTTGCGAATCCTGTTGGTGGTGGTGAAGAGAAGCAAATCATTACGAAGATTTTCTCGTTTGATGGGCCTAGCATAGCGGATCTCAAGTCTAAGGCTCTGAGTAAGGATGTACCGGGTCCCACAAGTGTTGAAGCAGTGTCGGCTCTGATATGGAAGTGTGCGACCGTCTCATCTAAAAGCAGTACTGGTATGTCTACCTTATCCCTCGTAGTGAACCTCAGGAAAAGGCTTGTACCTTCATTGCCCGGTGGGACCATTGGAAACTTACTTGCCTTTTCTGTGGCTACTAAAAGTAATGAGAGAGACAAAAATGACTTATCAAATCTTGTGACCATCTTGAGAAAAGGTTTATTAGAGTTCCCTAGTTTAAATTGGGATGTGGCTTTGGACCACATAGTTGAGAATTGGAACAAGTTAGATCTTATATCAAGAAACAATGACACAGAGTTTTATAGTTTTTCTAGTTGGTGTGGTGTACCATTTTATGAAGCAGATTTTGGATGGGGGAAGCCAAAATGGATAAGCACTATGTTTCAATACAAGAATTTAATTGTTCTCATGGATGCAAAAGATGGTGGGATAGAAGCCTGGGTTTGTTTAGAGGTAAAACATATGTCAGAGTTTGAGCAAAACCCAAATTTACTAGCTTTTGCAACCACCAAATAA